The Hevea brasiliensis isolate MT/VB/25A 57/8 chromosome 9, ASM3005281v1, whole genome shotgun sequence nucleotide sequence agCATTTATAACTCAATATCAAGCAAGGTGATAGGAAATTTCTCTGAACAAACGGAAGTTACAGAACAAGACGAGGAATAAGAAATGTACTGAAAAACTTTGGTATAAGATATGACAACCGGATCTTAGACTTTAACGCTTGATGGCCCCTAGTAAAATTTCACGGAATCACCTAGGCATCTGCTTTCGCTATTTCCAAAGAAACCCGATCATGTTGGAAACAAATATTATCCTCCCAGATTCCCATCACCTAATATCATATATGTATTATATATTCATAGCATTAGATTCACTCCACGTGCCCTGAGTGTGTCTCAACCCTTGCTGCCACACTTTTGCTCCCATTGTTAGATCTCCATCTTCCTTCCCCATGGTTTCCCCTAAAATATCAGAAACTTGTGTTGAACACAAGGTTGAAGAGGCTGATCATGATAACTATCAAAGGGCCAAGAGACTGCAACGAGCTCAATGGCTTCGAGCAGCAATTTTAGGTGCTAGTGATGGTTTGCTCTCCACTACGTCACTAATGCTTGGTGTAGGTGCAGCAGAAGAAGATGGACAATCCATGATTCTATCTGGACTAGCTGGAGCTTTTGCAGGTGCCTGTAGTATGGCTGTTGGGGAGTTTGTTTCTGTATCAACCCAGAGAGATATTGAAAAGGCAATTGCTTCTTACCGTAGTTCCAAAAATAGTGAGCATGATGATCTTGTGAGCAAGCTCGACATCACCGCCACTCAGCCTAGCAATGAGGAAGAAACCAAGCTCGGTGAGACTAACTTAGCTGTGAACACTTTGGAAAATATCCAGCGCGGCAAACTCATCTGTGAACCGATAGAGAAAGTGTCGCCAAGTGTAATACTCGAGCCAACGCTGCCTTCTTCTATAACTCCCGGGAGCTCTCCTATGATGAAAGTTCTTAAAAAAGATGCAACTGGAAGTTCTGGTACATCGTGTGAGGATAGCAGAGAGGAGGTGCTGATCACAAATCCCTACAAGGCTGCAGCTGCCTCAGCTTTGGCTTTTCTCTGTGGGTCTTCTGTGCCGTTGGTGCCTGCCATTCTTCTTACTCAAAAAGTTATTAGGATGGTGGTGATTGCAGTCGTCACATTAATGGCATTGGCTCTTTTTGGCAGCTTTGGAGCTTATCTAGGTGGTTCACCAGTTAGGATTTCTGCAGCAAGAGTCACGGCTGGTGGTTGGATTGCCATGGCAATTACATATGGGTTGCTTAAGCCTTTTCATAGTGACCACTGACCACAAGGGCAGCATCCATTAATGAATTAGGAAACTTGGATCGTCACAACCCATTGTGGCCAAGAAAAGGAAGGATAAAGAATTTTATTTGTTACATAAAGCCAAAAATGCTGATACTTGCTGAATATCGTTTTCCTGCTTTATGTTTATATTTTCCGATTATACATACATGTGGAGCATGAATATTCTCATCATACGGCAACTCCCCTGTCCCTGACTCAAATAAAAAATTGCATTTAATTATATTCTCTCACAAGTCATAAACAAAAATTTATAGGTTCTAAGTTCTCATATACTTTGATGTCTTAAAAttgttcttcatttttctttttttcttctttgatATTGTGAATTTAGCTGAGCCGGGAGATGAACCCAGGGAGGCCTAAGCAGTTTtcgatgtgaactgaaaaatcaaatcaaaccgaaTTATCTCGATTTCATCGATTTAGTTTTTTAGTTCTATCGGTGTGCTTCGGTTCCATCGGTTTGGTTTTTTAGTTCTATCGATGCAGTTAGGTTTGAAACTTTTAGTATATTCGGTttgcgattcggttcgattttttatcGGTTAAAaccgataaaaccaaatgataaaATGACCAAGTAATTTTTCAGCCCAAGATGCATAAGTCTCAAAGCCTTTATCCAGTCAAATTATCCATTCAAGTCCAGCCTAGAGaataaaaattaacttaaaatattTTCGATTTAATGCAataaaaccgaactgaaccgttattttttaatttggttcgattcgattattcttaaataattaatttaattcaatttactttTGTAAGTGattcaattttttagtttttgaagTTCAGTTCAGTTCGGTTCAGAACTGAACCGATTGAATGCTACCTTATTGGACCAAGGAAAAATCAAGATCAAGCTTTTCTGAGCATCAATGGCAAGAGCGGATAGGGAGATGATAATTCCCCATAAAAGGAAGCTGGATTCCCTTATAAGTCGAGTAATTAGCTGGATTTTTCTTTTTGACAGCAACAGGTGGAGTTTCTTTGGCTAGCTTTCATCCACATATAAAATTGATAAGCTCTGATAAACAAGCATGGCAAAAGGGCAAAAGATACAGAAGAAAATTGCTTGGATGCTTTCGAATAAAATTATTGTATAATTTATCTATCTATTTAAAAAATCTCAGTTAAATatgttttcaaataaaatttatataaatttacacACTTTTTATAGTATAAGAATTTTTAATATAGTTGTTTCTTAAtggtagaaaataaataaataaaataaaacaaataaaaatgggCAACTCACACGTGACCTAACCACGCAATACCTGACAAGATTCTAATAAAAAGAGGGGCAAAAAGCTAAAAATATTTATTGCTATGAGGGAAGGAAGGAAGGAAGGGCTGAGAAGTCCGGGCAAATGGTATCAGAATCTATTCTGTTTTAAAAGCAATGGCATCAGAATCTAAGAATGGAGGGGAGAGAGCTGTGAGCAGCTTCAGCTAGAGTAAAATGGAAATTGTGGAGACGAAGAATAATGATACCGGCATCACCATATTCAATGCCAGAGAGATAAACCCAACTAATATATTTCATTCAATCATATCGTTGGCTGTATGGATGGGTTCTATCCATCTCAATTTCGCCTtaatcttcttctcttttc carries:
- the LOC110654512 gene encoding vacuolar iron transporter homolog 2.1, producing MVSPKISETCVEHKVEEADHDNYQRAKRLQRAQWLRAAILGASDGLLSTTSLMLGVGAAEEDGQSMILSGLAGAFAGACSMAVGEFVSVSTQRDIEKAIASYRSSKNSEHDDLVSKLDITATQPSNEEETKLGETNLAVNTLENIQRGKLICEPIEKVSPSVILEPTLPSSITPGSSPMMKVLKKDATGSSGTSCEDSREEVLITNPYKAAAASALAFLCGSSVPLVPAILLTQKVIRMVVIAVVTLMALALFGSFGAYLGGSPVRISAARVTAGGWIAMAITYGLLKPFHSDH